A single genomic interval of Saccharothrix saharensis harbors:
- a CDS encoding MFS transporter, giving the protein MVDTTERTRARAALPLLGLLAFTLAGFIAIMTETLPAGLLPQISRGLGVSEGLAGQLLTLYAIGSVVAAVPVIAATRGWNRRPLLLLAIGGLLVFNALTALSTDYVLTLASRFVAGMAAGVVWGLLAGYARRMVAPQVQGRAVAIVGVGQPIALSLGVPLGAWLGSLADWRGVFWLMSAVALVLMIWIRVAVPDFPGQEAGARKPIREVFTMPGIRPILAVILLWILGHNVLYTYIAPFVSEHGLGGQVPLMLLLFGVAAVAGIWISGALVDRRLRLVTLASLAAFAVSAVVLAAGTAWTPLVYVGVALWGLTFGGAPTLLQTAIADAGGDSADVAQSMLVTIFNLAVAGGGALGGVLLERVGPGSFPWTLLVMALAALAIVWSARSHGFPSGHRVTTG; this is encoded by the coding sequence ATGGTCGACACGACCGAGCGAACGCGGGCACGGGCGGCACTGCCGCTGCTCGGGCTGCTGGCGTTCACCCTGGCGGGCTTCATCGCGATCATGACCGAGACGCTCCCGGCCGGCCTGCTGCCGCAGATCAGCCGAGGGCTCGGGGTATCGGAGGGGTTGGCGGGCCAGCTCCTGACGCTGTACGCGATCGGCTCGGTCGTGGCGGCCGTCCCGGTCATCGCCGCCACCCGCGGCTGGAACCGGCGGCCGTTGCTGCTGCTGGCGATCGGCGGGCTGCTGGTGTTCAACGCCCTCACGGCGCTGTCCACCGACTACGTGCTGACCCTGGCCTCGCGGTTCGTCGCCGGCATGGCCGCGGGTGTGGTGTGGGGCCTGCTCGCCGGGTACGCGCGCCGCATGGTCGCGCCGCAGGTGCAGGGCCGCGCGGTGGCGATCGTGGGCGTCGGCCAGCCCATCGCGCTGTCCCTGGGCGTGCCGCTGGGCGCGTGGCTGGGGTCGCTGGCGGACTGGCGCGGCGTGTTCTGGCTGATGTCCGCGGTCGCGCTGGTGCTGATGATCTGGATCCGGGTGGCCGTGCCGGACTTCCCCGGCCAGGAGGCGGGCGCCCGCAAGCCGATCCGCGAGGTGTTCACCATGCCGGGCATCCGGCCGATCCTGGCCGTGATCCTGCTGTGGATCCTCGGCCACAACGTGCTCTACACCTACATCGCGCCGTTCGTGTCCGAGCACGGGCTGGGCGGCCAGGTGCCGCTCATGCTGCTGCTGTTCGGCGTGGCCGCGGTGGCGGGCATCTGGATCTCCGGCGCGCTCGTGGACCGGCGGCTGCGCCTGGTCACGCTCGCCTCGCTGGCGGCGTTCGCCGTGTCGGCGGTCGTCCTGGCCGCCGGCACCGCGTGGACACCGCTGGTCTACGTCGGCGTGGCCCTGTGGGGCTTGACGTTCGGCGGCGCGCCGACGCTGCTGCAGACCGCCATCGCCGACGCGGGCGGCGACTCCGCCGACGTGGCCCAGTCCATGCTGGTCACGATCTTCAACCTCGCCGTCGCCGGTGGTGGCGCGCTCGGCGGCGTGCTGCTCGAGCGCGTCGGCCCGGGCTCGTTCCCGTGGACCCTGCTGGTGATGGCGCTGGCCGCGCTGGCGATCGTCTGGTCGGCCCGCTCCCACGGCTTCCCGTCGGGCCACCGCGTCACCACCGGTTGA
- a CDS encoding FAD-binding protein produces the protein MGFVTRRAVLAGAGAALAGTAVSPHLSVAAPAAADPVHTDPVHTVRPDDPRYPQLVTGNNQRFVAAPEYFRMLRSPADAERAVRQAVETGKRVSVRSGGHCFADLVCHPGAQVVLDLSGMHGVGYDPAMRAFSVEPGARLLNVYEDLFTGWGVTIPGGMCWSVGAGGHVAGGGYGLLSRAHGLVVDHLHAVEVVVVDQDRRVRTVVATRDPQDPHHDLWWAHTGGGGGNFGVVTRYWFRSPDARGADPAGQLVRPPSTVLVRAVSFPWEDLGEREFTRLLANFGRWHEEHSAPDAPQRKLSSVFNVCHRAHGSLDIFIQVDGDAPDAQRILDDYLGRLTDGTGLTPKALRKGSGDLAAMPELGEAQRLPWLNAARLVGLNNPTITHPSLRGAHKSALMRRGFTDAQLSTMYRHLTSAEYANPNTMIVLFSYGGRVNSVAPDATAAAQRSSIFKMLFQTFWGDASGDRAGLGWTRGIYEEFFADTGGVPVPSDRYEGCYVNYPDTDLKDPARNRSGVPWHDLFYGANHRRLQEVKRRWDPTDYFRHSLSVRPR, from the coding sequence ATGGGCTTTGTGACCCGTCGTGCCGTGCTCGCGGGCGCCGGTGCCGCGCTCGCCGGCACGGCCGTGTCCCCGCACTTATCCGTCGCGGCACCGGCCGCCGCCGACCCCGTCCACACCGACCCCGTCCACACCGTGCGCCCCGACGACCCCCGCTACCCGCAACTGGTCACCGGCAACAACCAGCGGTTCGTCGCCGCACCCGAGTACTTCCGGATGCTCCGCTCCCCCGCCGACGCCGAGCGGGCCGTGCGGCAGGCCGTCGAGACCGGCAAGCGGGTCTCCGTGCGCAGCGGCGGACACTGCTTCGCCGACCTCGTGTGCCACCCGGGGGCACAGGTCGTGCTGGACCTGTCCGGGATGCACGGCGTGGGCTACGACCCGGCGATGCGCGCGTTCTCCGTCGAGCCGGGCGCCCGCCTGCTCAACGTCTACGAGGACCTGTTCACCGGCTGGGGCGTCACGATCCCCGGCGGCATGTGCTGGAGCGTCGGCGCGGGCGGGCACGTGGCCGGTGGCGGCTACGGCCTGCTCTCCCGGGCCCACGGCCTGGTGGTGGACCACCTGCACGCCGTCGAGGTCGTCGTGGTCGACCAGGACCGTCGCGTCCGGACCGTGGTCGCCACCCGGGACCCGCAGGACCCCCACCACGACCTGTGGTGGGCCCACACCGGTGGCGGCGGCGGCAACTTCGGTGTCGTGACGCGCTACTGGTTCCGCTCACCCGACGCTCGGGGCGCCGACCCGGCCGGGCAGCTCGTGCGCCCGCCGTCGACGGTCCTGGTGCGCGCGGTGTCCTTCCCGTGGGAGGACCTCGGCGAGCGCGAGTTCACCCGCCTGTTGGCCAACTTCGGCCGCTGGCACGAGGAGCACAGCGCCCCCGACGCGCCGCAGCGCAAGCTGAGCAGCGTGTTCAACGTCTGCCACCGGGCGCACGGCTCGTTGGACATCTTCATCCAGGTCGACGGCGACGCGCCGGACGCGCAGCGGATCCTGGACGACTACCTGGGGCGGCTCACCGACGGCACCGGCCTCACCCCGAAGGCCCTGCGGAAGGGGTCCGGCGACCTGGCCGCGATGCCGGAGCTCGGCGAGGCGCAACGCCTGCCGTGGCTCAACGCCGCACGCCTGGTGGGTCTGAACAACCCGACCATCACCCACCCCTCGCTGCGCGGCGCGCACAAGTCGGCGTTGATGCGCAGGGGTTTCACCGACGCGCAACTGTCCACGATGTACCGGCACCTCACCTCGGCCGAGTACGCCAACCCGAACACGATGATCGTGCTGTTCTCCTACGGCGGCCGGGTCAACTCCGTGGCGCCCGACGCCACCGCCGCCGCCCAGCGCTCCTCGATCTTCAAGATGCTCTTCCAGACCTTCTGGGGCGACGCGTCCGGCGACCGCGCCGGGCTCGGCTGGACCCGCGGCATCTACGAGGAGTTCTTCGCCGACACCGGGGGCGTTCCGGTGCCGAGCGACCGGTACGAGGGCTGCTACGTCAACTACCCCGACACCGACCTGAAGGACCCGGCGCGCAACCGCTCCGGCGTCCCCTGGCACGACCTGTTCTACGGCGCGAACCACCGCCGCCTGCAAGAGGTCAAGCGCCGGTGGGACCCGACCGACTACTTCCGGCACTCGCTGTCGGTCCGACCGCGATAA
- a CDS encoding maleate cis-trans isomerase family protein, giving the protein MTDQLGYRFKIGVIIPSTNTSCQPEMDALRVPGVTNHVARMFIHDDSMEEKPGFDHVMHSIRSSTEPAIRAVVTCAPDHLIIAVSPESYWEGPESHGRILESMRSIGGGLPVTMSPDAIKAALGCYGDVRRIAVITPYLPLGDDPVSRFFTDSGYEVVAITGLGCTSPAQIAHVSEARLRQAVREVDGPDVQAIVQVGTNVAMARVATAAEAWLDKPVLSNNVALYWHALRQGGVHDPITGFGSLLERHLELPRHTNGTTPTNPHLTYSTTGITGR; this is encoded by the coding sequence ATGACCGACCAACTGGGATACAGATTCAAGATCGGTGTGATCATCCCGTCCACCAACACCTCCTGCCAACCGGAGATGGACGCGCTGCGCGTGCCCGGTGTGACCAACCACGTCGCGCGCATGTTCATCCACGACGACTCCATGGAGGAGAAGCCGGGTTTCGACCACGTGATGCACAGCATCCGGTCGTCCACGGAACCCGCGATCCGCGCCGTCGTCACGTGCGCACCGGACCACCTGATCATCGCCGTGTCGCCGGAGAGCTACTGGGAGGGCCCCGAGAGCCACGGCCGCATCCTGGAGTCGATGCGGTCGATCGGCGGTGGCCTGCCGGTCACCATGAGCCCGGACGCGATCAAGGCGGCCCTGGGCTGTTACGGCGACGTGCGCCGCATCGCCGTCATCACGCCGTACCTGCCGCTGGGTGACGACCCCGTGTCCCGGTTCTTCACCGACAGCGGTTACGAGGTCGTCGCCATCACCGGCTTGGGCTGCACGAGCCCCGCGCAGATCGCCCACGTGTCCGAGGCGCGCCTGCGCCAGGCGGTGCGCGAGGTCGACGGGCCCGACGTGCAGGCGATCGTCCAGGTCGGCACGAACGTCGCCATGGCCCGGGTCGCGACGGCCGCCGAGGCGTGGCTGGACAAGCCGGTGCTCTCCAACAACGTGGCCCTGTACTGGCACGCCTTGCGCCAAGGCGGCGTGCACGACCCGATCACGGGCTTCGGCAGCCTGCTGGAACGGCACCTCGAACTGCCGCGGCACACCAACGGCACCACCCCCACCAACCCGCACTTAACGTACTCGACCACAGGAATCACAGGGCGATGA
- a CDS encoding amino acid adenylation domain-containing protein, which produces MSSSNQKTGTIGDLPALRPTLPEMLLHQTATRPDDLAVIADDQALTFAELTGRAAHLAERLRSAGAGPDDLVGLYLSPSAGQVTATWGALLAGAAYVPLAPDYPEDRVSYMIANSRPAAIVTEPALRAELADLLPHDLPVIALDDAVTATATPPRVHPAEADAAYVIYTSGTTGRPKGVVVEHAAIANQMLWLRDEMGIDPSRTILRKTPVSFDAAQWETLALAVGTRVVVGAPGVHRDPSGLIESIIEHGVTDLQCVPTLLQALVDDELFERCTSLRAVFSGGEALSKRLAARFRQVLPDCRLVNLYGPTECTINASSHVVTARSLEGEQPSVPIGRPVADTTFHVLDAQHAPVADGVVGELHIGGVQLARGYLDRPEETEARFGHVTIDGTARRLYRTGDLVTRDADGVFHFVGRVDNQVKLRGHRIELDEVRVAIENHDWVKNAAVLVRPDDRTGSQHLVACVELNPREAALMDQGNHGAHHQSKKGRVQVRAQLANLGLRDDDPGASTFPLPGKYGTAAQRRRAFARKTYRFFEGGPLTASDVLDLLHHDVDPDRPSTRVEDVDPVRLGAVLRNFGQFHSDQRILPKYAYASPGALYATQLYVEVAGIPGLPSGIHYHHPVRHELVLVAPVGEPAVGPRLRVHLLGKRSAIEAVYRNNVLEVLRIEAGHMLGLFDEVLPEEGLGLGATTFDPAVPRLLHASEDHHYLGGYDVVPFAERVDPGPLDTYVQAHPDRIADLAAGQYRYEDGGLRRISDALVLRKHVIAINQQVYDRADLGISLISRSDDPATAYVDLGRRLQRLQLNPFGIGFMSSGYSSETGNDLPSARRITSVLRESGLPSGPSYFFLGGRISPEQIASEGMKEDAVHTMGPAEMIKQDIAKFLPRHMIPGRVVVLDELPHTANGKVDLRALETSAEVVAGQSERVVVAPRTPAEHQVAAAWAKVMKTDDVSVLDDFFESGGNSLLAVLLVQEVNRSANVTLPIQLIFDEPTVEGLARRVDRIAEEAVSRLVALQPKGSGRPVVCWPGLGGYPMNLKPLARAMGADRPFYGVQAAGINPGEEPDGTVADMARHDVALIKQVQPTGPYTLWGYSFGARVAFEVAYQLEQRGDTVDQLVLIAPGSPVQRERPADGVGPYGDPAFVRLLYSVFAGRLTGADADDCVARVRGEADFVDFVSARFPGLDEGTVRRIVTIVRLSYSFRYTFEEMLHRRVQAPITILKVRGDDYSFLEEAVDSLPRPPEVVELDFDHYSVLRSPDVEQLAAVIRDRTRTPEEGIHMPHVSIKHFPVQLSSEKQDRLVDAISTAVQQAFGVDSDAISIAMEPVRASDWKAEVYEPEIEGRRHLLAKTPRY; this is translated from the coding sequence ATGAGTTCGAGCAACCAGAAGACCGGCACGATCGGCGACTTACCCGCGCTCCGGCCCACCCTGCCGGAGATGCTGCTGCACCAGACCGCGACCCGACCCGACGACCTCGCCGTCATCGCGGACGACCAGGCGCTGACCTTCGCCGAGTTGACGGGACGCGCCGCCCACCTGGCCGAACGGCTGCGCTCGGCCGGAGCCGGCCCCGACGACCTCGTCGGCCTCTACCTCTCACCGTCCGCCGGGCAGGTGACCGCGACCTGGGGTGCCCTCCTCGCGGGCGCCGCCTACGTGCCGCTGGCACCGGACTACCCCGAGGACCGCGTCTCGTACATGATCGCCAACTCGCGGCCGGCCGCGATCGTGACGGAGCCCGCGCTGCGCGCCGAGCTGGCGGACCTGCTGCCGCACGACCTCCCGGTGATCGCGCTGGACGACGCGGTGACCGCGACCGCGACCCCGCCGCGGGTCCACCCGGCCGAGGCCGACGCCGCTTACGTCATCTACACCTCCGGCACCACCGGCCGGCCCAAGGGCGTGGTGGTCGAGCACGCCGCCATCGCCAACCAGATGCTCTGGCTGCGGGACGAGATGGGGATCGACCCGAGCCGCACGATCCTGCGCAAGACGCCCGTCAGCTTCGACGCCGCCCAGTGGGAGACGCTCGCGCTCGCCGTGGGCACGCGGGTCGTCGTCGGCGCACCGGGGGTGCACCGCGACCCGTCCGGCCTGATCGAGTCGATCATCGAGCACGGCGTGACCGACCTCCAGTGCGTGCCGACGCTCTTGCAGGCGTTGGTGGACGACGAGCTGTTCGAGCGCTGCACGTCGCTGCGCGCCGTGTTCAGCGGTGGCGAAGCCCTGTCGAAGCGGCTCGCGGCCCGGTTCCGCCAGGTGCTGCCCGACTGCCGCCTGGTCAACCTGTACGGCCCCACCGAGTGCACCATCAACGCCTCCTCGCACGTGGTCACCGCCCGCAGCCTGGAGGGCGAGCAGCCCTCCGTCCCGATCGGGCGACCGGTCGCCGACACCACGTTCCACGTCCTGGACGCGCAGCACGCGCCCGTCGCGGACGGCGTGGTCGGCGAGCTGCACATCGGCGGCGTCCAGCTCGCCCGCGGCTACCTCGACCGGCCGGAGGAGACCGAGGCGCGGTTCGGGCACGTGACCATCGACGGGACGGCGCGCCGGCTGTACCGCACCGGTGACCTGGTCACCCGGGACGCCGACGGCGTGTTCCACTTCGTCGGGCGCGTCGACAACCAGGTCAAGCTGCGCGGCCACCGCATCGAGCTGGACGAGGTCCGGGTCGCGATCGAGAACCACGACTGGGTGAAGAACGCGGCGGTCCTGGTCCGACCCGACGACCGCACGGGCTCGCAGCACCTCGTGGCGTGCGTGGAGCTGAACCCCCGCGAAGCGGCCCTGATGGACCAGGGCAACCACGGCGCGCACCACCAGTCCAAGAAGGGACGCGTGCAGGTCCGCGCCCAGTTGGCCAACCTCGGGCTGCGCGACGACGACCCGGGTGCGAGCACCTTCCCGCTGCCCGGCAAGTACGGCACCGCGGCGCAGCGGCGACGCGCGTTCGCGCGCAAGACCTACCGCTTCTTCGAGGGCGGTCCGCTGACCGCGTCCGACGTGCTGGACCTGCTCCACCACGACGTCGACCCCGACCGGCCGTCCACCCGGGTCGAGGACGTGGACCCGGTCCGGCTGGGCGCGGTCCTGCGGAACTTCGGCCAGTTCCACAGCGACCAGCGCATCCTGCCCAAGTACGCCTACGCCTCGCCCGGCGCGCTGTACGCCACCCAGCTGTACGTGGAGGTCGCGGGCATCCCCGGCCTGCCGTCCGGCATCCACTACCACCACCCGGTCCGGCACGAGCTGGTGCTCGTCGCCCCGGTCGGGGAACCCGCGGTCGGGCCGCGGCTGCGCGTGCACCTGCTGGGCAAGCGGTCGGCGATCGAGGCGGTCTACCGCAACAACGTGCTGGAGGTGCTGCGGATCGAGGCCGGGCACATGCTCGGGCTGTTCGACGAGGTCCTGCCCGAGGAAGGGCTGGGGCTCGGCGCGACCACGTTCGATCCGGCCGTGCCGCGCCTGCTGCACGCCTCCGAGGACCACCACTACCTGGGCGGCTACGACGTGGTGCCGTTCGCCGAGCGGGTCGACCCCGGTCCGCTCGACACGTACGTGCAGGCGCACCCCGACCGGATCGCCGACCTGGCGGCCGGGCAGTACCGGTACGAGGACGGCGGGCTGCGCCGGATCTCCGACGCGCTGGTGCTGCGCAAGCACGTGATCGCGATCAACCAGCAGGTCTACGACCGGGCCGACCTGGGCATCTCGCTGATCAGCCGGTCCGACGACCCCGCGACGGCCTACGTGGACCTGGGCCGGCGGCTGCAGCGGTTGCAGCTCAACCCGTTCGGGATCGGCTTCATGTCCTCCGGCTACAGCTCGGAGACCGGCAACGACCTGCCCTCGGCCCGCCGGATCACGTCGGTGCTGCGCGAGAGCGGCTTGCCGTCCGGGCCGTCGTACTTCTTCCTGGGCGGCCGGATCAGCCCGGAGCAGATCGCCTCGGAGGGCATGAAGGAGGACGCCGTCCACACCATGGGCCCGGCCGAGATGATCAAGCAGGACATCGCCAAGTTCCTGCCGCGCCACATGATCCCGGGCCGGGTCGTCGTCCTCGACGAGCTGCCGCACACCGCGAACGGCAAGGTCGACCTGCGCGCCCTGGAGACGTCCGCCGAGGTGGTGGCCGGCCAGTCGGAACGGGTCGTGGTCGCGCCGCGCACGCCCGCCGAGCACCAGGTCGCCGCGGCCTGGGCGAAGGTGATGAAGACCGACGACGTCTCCGTGCTGGACGACTTCTTCGAGTCCGGCGGCAACTCGCTGCTGGCGGTGCTGCTCGTCCAGGAGGTCAACCGGTCGGCGAACGTGACGCTGCCGATCCAGCTGATCTTCGACGAGCCGACCGTCGAGGGCCTGGCCCGTCGGGTGGACCGCATCGCCGAGGAGGCCGTGTCACGCCTGGTCGCGCTCCAGCCGAAGGGCTCCGGCCGGCCGGTGGTGTGCTGGCCGGGCCTGGGCGGCTACCCCATGAACCTCAAGCCGCTGGCCCGGGCCATGGGCGCCGACCGGCCGTTCTACGGGGTGCAGGCCGCCGGGATCAACCCCGGCGAGGAGCCGGACGGGACGGTCGCCGACATGGCGCGCCACGACGTCGCGCTGATCAAGCAGGTGCAACCGACCGGCCCCTACACGCTGTGGGGGTACTCGTTCGGCGCGCGGGTCGCGTTCGAGGTGGCGTACCAGCTGGAGCAGCGCGGTGACACCGTCGACCAGCTCGTGCTGATCGCTCCCGGCTCGCCGGTCCAGCGCGAACGGCCCGCCGACGGGGTCGGGCCGTACGGCGACCCGGCGTTCGTGCGCCTGCTCTACTCCGTGTTCGCGGGCAGGCTCACCGGCGCCGACGCCGACGACTGCGTCGCCCGGGTCCGCGGCGAGGCCGACTTCGTCGACTTCGTCTCCGCGCGGTTCCCCGGTCTCGACGAGGGCACCGTCCGGCGGATCGTCACCATCGTCCGGCTGTCCTACAGCTTCCGCTACACCTTCGAGGAGATGCTCCACCGGCGGGTCCAGGCGCCGATCACGATCCTCAAGGTCCGCGGCGACGACTACTCCTTCCTGGAGGAAGCGGTCGACTCGCTGCCCCGGCCGCCGGAGGTCGTGGAGCTCGACTTCGACCACTACAGCGTCCTGCGCTCGCCCGACGTGGAACAACTGGCCGCCGTCATCCGCGACCGCACCCGCACGCCGGAGGAGGGGATCCACATGCCGCACGTCAGCATCAAGCACTTCCCCGTGCAGCTCAGCAGCGAGAAGCAGGACCGACTGGTCGACGCCATCAGCACCGCGGTGCAGCAGGCGTTCGGCGTCGACAGCGACGCGATCTCCATCGCCATGGAGCCCGTGCGCGCTTCGGACTGGAAGGCGGAGGTCTACGAGCCCGAGATCGAGGGCCGTCGGCACCTGCTGGCCAAGACACCCCGGTACTGA
- a CDS encoding VOC family protein, with protein MPMTLLNHVGVTVPDIDAAFAWYRDVLGLYPHRPPEEVVDDGSHFGDLVTDLFGPRLHGMRIAHLTAADGLGVELFEFTDPATEAADETFAYWRTGIFHFCLTVEDVTATAAAIAAAGGKQLSGVWRLFQNKDYEVVYTQDPWGTVIELCNRPYTAVWANHEPPTNA; from the coding sequence ATGCCCATGACCCTGCTCAACCACGTCGGTGTCACCGTTCCCGACATCGACGCGGCGTTCGCGTGGTACCGGGACGTGCTCGGCCTGTACCCCCACCGACCGCCGGAGGAGGTGGTCGACGACGGCTCCCACTTCGGCGACCTCGTCACCGACCTGTTCGGCCCGCGGCTGCACGGCATGCGCATCGCCCACCTGACCGCCGCCGACGGCCTGGGCGTGGAGCTGTTCGAGTTCACCGACCCGGCCACCGAGGCCGCCGACGAGACGTTCGCCTACTGGCGGACCGGCATCTTCCACTTCTGCCTGACCGTGGAAGACGTCACGGCCACCGCGGCGGCCATCGCGGCAGCCGGGGGCAAGCAGCTCAGCGGCGTGTGGCGCCTGTTCCAGAACAAGGACTACGAGGTCGTCTACACGCAGGACCCGTGGGGCACGGTCATCGAACTGTGCAACCGCCCCTACACCGCGGTCTGGGCCAACCACGAGCCTCCTACCAACGCCTGA
- a CDS encoding Hsp70 family protein produces the protein MDDHNPNLHRVVGIDLGTTYSAIAMFDTDEDTAVIVPDRTFDPPADTTPSVVGFDPGAGVVIVGAAAKQAMSLPGRGRETIIEIKREMGALFSEETLELFGAKGTSFRVDDPLRVRLHGEWLRPQEVSALVLMRMKEIAERELGRGVHDAVVTVPAYFTERQKKATEEAALLAGLHPRQLIPEPTAAAIAYGVDRAEEEARIYLVFDLGGGTFDVSIIETEDRQITVLATAGDARLGGGDFDAAIAKWLNERLGRSSPGDDERMQALAAAEKAKRELSLHETTTIDLGGGTAPIELDRATLKSLIKPTLDRSLKKVLEALEMAKGGPDEPPLDVDAVLLVGGSTRIPLVREMLVDHFEKDDDFVRADGDPDTLVARGAAILAGRFEASDSFDLNRRPTAERQSDAGDFEIRLITEHTLGVGVQDNRFDPLIERGAKIPTRREKRYTNQKDSENVEVPIYQGESDLVFDNTRVGTIVLDKIEPREAGHHQFDITFKLDVNGLLDVEVFHVNAGRKYEATFRQSTSINKIDMLAESRRRLLRLLEPGAPDAGTAESADASPFTVPPPVDVIADGPPAVAPEAVPAEFRRLFRKVTAWASERGAPQELTAALREFTDAVRAGGELDDVADRLEDAYDRARR, from the coding sequence ATGGACGACCACAACCCGAACCTGCACCGGGTCGTCGGCATCGACCTGGGCACGACGTACTCGGCGATCGCGATGTTCGACACCGACGAGGACACCGCGGTGATCGTCCCGGATCGGACGTTCGACCCGCCCGCCGATACCACGCCCTCCGTGGTCGGCTTCGACCCGGGCGCCGGCGTCGTGATCGTCGGCGCTGCGGCGAAGCAGGCCATGTCGCTGCCCGGTCGCGGTCGGGAGACGATCATCGAGATCAAACGCGAGATGGGTGCGCTCTTCAGCGAGGAGACGCTCGAGCTGTTCGGGGCCAAGGGCACCTCGTTCCGAGTGGACGACCCGCTGCGCGTCCGCCTGCACGGCGAGTGGTTGCGGCCGCAGGAGGTCAGCGCGCTGGTGCTGATGCGGATGAAGGAGATCGCCGAACGGGAACTCGGACGCGGCGTGCACGACGCGGTCGTCACCGTGCCCGCCTACTTCACCGAACGCCAGAAGAAGGCCACCGAGGAAGCGGCGCTGCTCGCGGGCCTGCACCCGCGGCAGCTGATCCCGGAGCCCACCGCGGCGGCGATCGCGTACGGGGTGGACCGCGCCGAGGAGGAAGCGCGGATCTACCTGGTCTTCGACCTCGGCGGCGGCACGTTCGACGTGTCCATCATCGAGACCGAGGACCGGCAGATCACCGTCCTCGCCACCGCCGGCGACGCGCGGTTGGGCGGCGGCGACTTCGACGCCGCGATCGCGAAGTGGCTCAACGAGAGACTCGGCCGCTCGTCCCCCGGCGACGACGAGCGCATGCAGGCGCTGGCCGCCGCCGAGAAGGCCAAGCGAGAGCTCTCGCTGCACGAGACCACCACGATCGACCTCGGTGGCGGCACGGCGCCGATCGAGCTCGACCGCGCCACGCTCAAGTCGTTGATCAAACCCACGCTGGACCGGTCGCTGAAGAAGGTCCTCGAGGCGCTGGAGATGGCGAAGGGCGGACCGGACGAGCCGCCGCTCGACGTCGACGCCGTCCTGCTGGTCGGCGGGTCGACCCGCATCCCGCTCGTGCGGGAGATGCTCGTCGACCATTTCGAGAAGGACGACGACTTCGTCCGCGCCGACGGCGATCCCGACACCCTGGTCGCGCGGGGCGCCGCGATCCTCGCCGGCCGGTTCGAGGCGTCGGACTCCTTCGACCTCAACCGGCGGCCGACCGCCGAGCGCCAGTCCGACGCCGGCGACTTCGAGATCCGGCTCATCACCGAGCACACCCTCGGCGTCGGCGTGCAGGACAACAGGTTCGACCCGCTGATCGAGCGCGGCGCGAAGATCCCGACGCGCCGGGAGAAGCGCTACACCAACCAGAAGGACTCCGAGAACGTCGAGGTGCCGATCTACCAGGGCGAATCGGACCTGGTGTTCGACAACACCCGCGTCGGTACGATCGTGCTGGACAAGATCGAGCCGCGGGAAGCGGGTCACCACCAGTTCGACATCACGTTCAAGCTCGACGTGAACGGGCTGCTCGATGTCGAGGTGTTCCACGTCAACGCGGGGCGCAAGTACGAGGCGACGTTCCGGCAGAGCACCAGTATCAACAAGATCGACATGCTGGCCGAGAGCAGGCGGCGGCTGCTGCGGTTGCTGGAGCCGGGCGCGCCGGACGCGGGCACGGCGGAGAGCGCCGACGCGTCCCCGTTCACCGTTCCCCCGCCCGTCGACGTGATCGCCGACGGCCCTCCCGCAGTGGCGCCCGAGGCCGTGCCCGCCGAGTTCCGGCGGCTGTTCCGCAAGGTCACCGCGTGGGCTTCGGAGCGCGGAGCGCCGCAGGAGCTCACCGCCGCGCTGCGCGAGTTCACCGACGCCGTGCGCGCCGGCGGCGAACTGGACGACGTCGCCGACCGTCTCGAGGACGCCTATGACCGCGCCCGGCGGTGA